From Zingiber officinale cultivar Zhangliang chromosome 5B, Zo_v1.1, whole genome shotgun sequence, the proteins below share one genomic window:
- the LOC121985709 gene encoding pentatricopeptide repeat-containing protein At5g43790-like, which translates to MRSPGKVCIPTSPQNCRHHPFFRFLESCPRTLSAFNQIHAQFIATGLASHTYPLSRFLLLLSSLPPPSPSLPHAAALLRFASSPFLPNTLVSSLADAGRAHLALALYSHLFLRLRTAKPNGHTFPSLLKACAAAGPSFYPAGRALHAHVVKFLDPDAVDHFVSAALLSFYSRCGNVASCRRIFDRIEDPDLPAWNCIISAYARSSGDGGDADPRMQSLFLFRNLQLSSPFRPNEITLVAVIGACGDLGALGQGIWAHAYMKLNHLTVNQFVATALIDMYSKCGRVDLAEQVFSAFPHKDTLCYNAMIRGLSVHGRGQRAVELFDRMTRENVGVDEVTFVVVMNACAHAGLVDEGQRVFHRMKKDFGIDPKTEHYGCLVDLLCRSGLLEEAKAVLECMPMKPNPILFRTLLTACAVHNNLELGERVMAKLMDSEPLHGGNYVLLSNMYARASRWDGVIQARALMKNKGIAKSPGSSFV; encoded by the coding sequence ATGAGATCGCCGGGGAAGGTTTGCATTCCAACCTCGCCCCAAAACTGCCGGCACCATCCCTTCTTCCGCTTCTTGGAGAGCTGCCCCAGAACCCTCTCCGCCTTCAACCAAATCCACGCCCAGTTCATCGCCACCGGCCTCGCCTCCCACACCTATCCCCTCTCccgcttcctcctcctcctctcctccctcccTCCCCCCTCTCCTTCCCTCCCCCACGCCGCGGCCCTCCTCCGCTTCGCCTCCTCGCCTTTCCTCCCAAACACTCTCGTGTCTTCCCTCGCCGACGCCGGCCGCGCACACCTCGCCCTCGCCCTGTACTCCCACCTCTTCCTCCGCCTCCGCACGGCCAAGCCCAACGGTCACACTTTTCCCTCCCTGCTCAAGGCTTGCGCCGCAGCTGGCCCTTCCTTCTACCCCGCCGGCCGCGCCCTTCATGCCCACGTCGTCAAGTTCCTCGACCCCGACGCCGTCGACCACTTCGTCTCCGCCGCGTTGCTCAGCTTCTACTCCCGCTGCGGAAATGTGGCATCTTGCCGGCGCATATTCGACCGCATCGAGGACCCCGATTTGCCCGCGTGGAATTGCATCATCTCGGCGTACGCTCGCTCCTCCGGCGACGGAGGGGATGCTGACCCCCGCATGCAGAGCCTGTTCCTCTTCCGAAATTTGCAGCTTTCCTCTCCTTTTCGCCCTAACGAGATCACGCTCGTGGCAGTGATCGGCGCTTGCGGCGATCTGGGCGCTCTAGGGCAGGGAATTTGGGCGCATGCATACATGAAACTCAACCATTTGACTGTGAACCAGTTCGTGGCCACGGCTTTGATCGATATGTACTCCAAATGCGGACGAGTAGATCTAGCCGAGCAAGTGTTCTCTGCATTTCCGCACAAAGACACGCTCTGCTACAACGCAATGATTCGAGGACTCTCTGTTCACGGTCGCGGCCAGCGTGCAGTTGAGTTGTTCGACAGAATGACCAGAGAGAATGTTGGGGTCGACGAGGTGACCTTTGTGGTCGTCATGAACGCTTGTGCCCATGCTGGATTGGTCGATGAGGGGCAGAGAGTGTTCCATAGAATGAAGAAGGATTTCGGAATCGATCCAAAGACGGAGCACTATGGATGTTTGGTGGATCTCTTATGTCGATCAGGTCTGCTAGAGGAGGCTAAAGCAGTGCTCGAATGCATGCCTATGAAGCCTAATCCAATCTTGTTCAGGACCTTGTTAACAGCTTGTGCAGTCCATAACAACTTGGAGCTCGGAGAAAGAGTGATGGCGAAGCTAATGGATTCAGAGCCGCTGCACGGTGGCAACTACGTGCTGTTGTCGAACATGTACGCAAGAGCAAGCAGATGGGACGGTGTGATACAGGCCAGAGCCCTCATGAAGAACAAGGGCATCGCCAAGTCACCTGGTTCGAGTTTTGTTTAG